GGATCACCCTCGATGCCTCGCCTGATGCCATGCTCATCCCCGCTCATATCTGGACGCCGCACTTCTCCGTACTCGGCGCTGCCTCGGGCTTCGATTCACTGGAAGAATGCTATGAGGAACTGACGCCGCATATCCATGCCGTCGAGACAGGGCTTTCATCAGACCCGCTCATGAACTGGCGGCTCTCCGCTCTTGATACGGTCACGCTTGTCTCGAACTCGGACGCCCACTCCGCGGCAAAGATCGGGCGCGAGGCGAACATCCTCGACACGGACATCTCCTACGCATCAATGATGAAGGCCATCAAGACGCGAAAAGGATTTCTCGGGACCATCGAGTTTTTCCCCGAGCAGGGGAAGTATCACTACGACGGCCACCGGGCTTGCGGGGTGAGCCTGACGCCGAAAGAAACGATGGAGAATAATTATCTCTGCCCGGCCTGCGGCAGGAAGGTGACCATTGGCGTTATGCACCGGGTTGCGAAACTCGCGGACCGGGAAGAAGGCTTCAAACGTTCGGGCGCTCCCCCTTTTGCCTCTATCATCCCCCTGCCGGAGATCATTGCCGAGGGACTGGAATGCGGGGTGAACACGAAGAAAGTGAACGCCCTGTATCTGCCCATGCTCGAACGGCTCGGCAATGAGTTCAAGATACTGCTGGACGCGCCGCTCGATGATATTGAGCGAGCAGGCACGCCGCTCATCCGCGAGGCTGTCT
This genomic window from Nitrospirota bacterium contains:
- a CDS encoding endonuclease Q family protein; translation: MRFISDLHVHSHYSRATSPDMCPEGIWKWAQLKGITVIGTGDFTHPQWIKELKKKLDPAGNGLFTLKKKHTTEDVPGSCQADVSFILSAEISSIYSKNGRTRKVHSIILAPDFASAERLNLALSKIGNLKSDGRPILGLDAKKLLRITLDASPDAMLIPAHIWTPHFSVLGAASGFDSLEECYEELTPHIHAVETGLSSDPLMNWRLSALDTVTLVSNSDAHSAAKIGREANILDTDISYASMMKAIKTRKGFLGTIEFFPEQGKYHYDGHRACGVSLTPKETMENNYLCPACGRKVTIGVMHRVAKLADREEGFKRSGAPPFASIIPLPEIIAEGLECGVNTKKVNALYLPMLERLGNEFKILLDAPLDDIERAGTPLIREAVSRMRAGNVHISPGYDGEFGKVTIFEEGEKKRFSSRSS